Proteins found in one Ptychodera flava strain L36383 chromosome 3, AS_Pfla_20210202, whole genome shotgun sequence genomic segment:
- the LOC139129940 gene encoding uncharacterized protein isoform X2, whose protein sequence is MQYDRTPSTMASLVLYLGFVVLFCRTSVVLCSDKCIAICEECQPPPLTTDCTGGRQRLDGCGCCTVCAGQVNDYCDDFMSPCDEEFGLNCEINVCKGSFNVHVETETQGSLTIKWDPLLTPEHFQPFRCVLFFTEEYSDIIGDWSAREVGDSFNFVLEDVREGVDYFIRIVAMPIDGGFDDALVFTETLVYRTSSRDSWCHFNATHYSHGEELHNGCQVCTCHTGEWSCRAKHCPPPDDLTIINPVNCRHVPHPSEPECCQIRVCEENSTSDSQRSCWHDEIEHRHGDLYDHGCNETCYCDDGVEKCVPRCDDPGQLVPNPSTCPNPTLLPPPEGECCEMLVCLPPAGSCEFNGNVYEDGERFDVDCIMRCHCQGGDVGCVSLCPPTLMTPSLECPSPRLVDVPDECCQQWQCGPPVNIKCELEGVEVSEGDWIDVNCEHRCQCQYGALRCLPLCPVLVPMSQMPSLTICPEPFIGKRNEDDCCTEFFCHHPDRESPNEVQDVLSESSGPSSLVVSFFPPSNTEILAVIDSYEVYYTSQVNVSDISQWQLKRVQATTKIPTENSRGRRSVNHESRITVEVTGLTPNTVYFIKIRVSIGITPTHYVILPEYLPYSDTVVLKTANSTGGPCHFRDKILEDGEDMQDGCVQSCRCDLGVLVCKPLCQIYTLLPSAECPVPKLITIEGRCCREWRCFANEGDCRRNNRTYLHGEEWREGCDQRCFCSMGVVTCQYLCPDTESAPSDCPQATLIPMPDTCCKQWVCHPGVTPRPRPMPPILPPFSLLSINITTFDVTVTIAVIRWSPLTDLQRKYVTGLVVKHKDLLTANQWRQSEELHPSTRNFTLIGLKAGRTYLAQIVVIIEKSMLSVHLDSNIVTIHTKNKGSPSTMPFLIPVEIKISAVTDSSLRVTWTSLPPDIVNHLRSLHLVYNDTDQWSGSLGKIQVQYGVNNTEIFDLKSEHKYTVLLLGIWGNGTVLREIKSNVETATTKRLTGPHPSTNNNKYIIIGVCVVVAFVIASLACLLFIYIKRRDQREANYDVDSAVAFENKIYDTEDGEVRTRIPLSTITVVISHIQAGLASRTPGIGHDDRIIVKLCS, encoded by the exons GTTCCTTTAATGTTCACGTCGAAACAGAGACACAAGGTTCGTTGACAATAAAATGGGATCCACTTCTGACGCCGGAACATTTTCAACCCTTCCGGTGCGTTCTCTTCTTCACGGAAGAGTACTCGGATATAATCGGAGACTGGTCCGCCAGAGAG GTCGGGGATAGTTTCAATTTCGTCTTGGAAGACGTGCGAGAAGGTGTAGATTACTTTATTCGCATAGTTGCCATGCCAATCGACGGGGGATTTGATGATGCTCTTGTATTCACTGAAACATTGGTCTACAGGACTTCCTCACGCG ATTCGTGGTGTCATTTTAACGCTACCCACTACAGCCACGGTGAAGAGCTCCATAACGGTTGCCAGGTGTGTACGTGTCATACGGGCGAATGGTCGTGTCGAGCGAAACACTGCCCTCCTCCAGATGACCTGACTATCATCAACCCGGTCAACTGTCGCCATGTACCCCATCCCAGTGAACCGGAGTGTTGTCAAATTAGGGTATGTGAGGAGAATTCAACAAGTGACTCTCAGCGTT CGTGCTGGCACGATGAAATTGAGCACCGACATGGCGACTTGTATGATCACGGGTGCAATGAAACGTGTTACTGCGACGATGGTGTCGAAAAGTGCGTTCCGCGTTGCGACGATCCTGGCCAACTTGTGCCTAATCCGTCCACCTGCCCGAATCCTACTCTGCTACCGCCGCCAGAGGGCGAGTGCTGCGAAATGTTAGTGTGCCTTCCACCGG CCGGATCTTGTGAATTCAATGGAAATGTATATGAAGACGGTGAACGATTTGATGTGGACTGTATAATGAGATGCCACTGCCAAGGAGGCGACGTTGGATGCGTATCCTTGTGTCCACCCACGCTAATGACACCATCACTGGAATGTCCATCACCAAGACTGGTCGACGTACCGGATGAATGTTGCCAACAATGGCAGTGTGGCCCACCGG TCAATATAAAGTGTGAGCTTGAAGGAGTCGAAGTAAGTGAAGGAGACTGGATCGATGTCAACTGCGAGCATCGCTGTCAGTGTCAGTATGGGGCGCTCCGTTGCTTACCCCTGTGTCCTGTCCTCGTTCCCATGTCCCAGATGCCTTCATTGACGATCTGCCCAGAGCCGTTTATTGGCAAGAGGAACGAGGATGATTGCTGCACGGAATTTTTCTGCCACCATCCAGACCGAG AGAGCCCAAACGAGGTCCAAGATGTGTTGTCCGAATCATCCGGGCCGTCGTCTTTGGTTGTCAGTTTCTTCCCACCGTCGAATACCGAGATACTTGCTGTCATCGACAGTTACGAAGTTTACTACACCAGCCAGGTCAACGTCTCCGACATCAGCCAATGGCAACTCAAAAGAGTACAG GCAACAACGAAAATTCCGACAGAGAACAGTCGAGGAAGACGAAGCGTTAACCATGAGAGCAGGATCACAGTTGAGGTCACTGGTTTAACACCCAATACCgtctatttcatcaaaataagaGTCAGCATTGGTATAACGCCGACACATTACGTCATACTGCCAGAATACTTACCATACTCTGATACGGTTGTGTTGAAGACGGCAAATTCAACAG GTGGGCCGTGTCACTTTAGAGACAAGATTTTAGAGGACGGAGAAGACATGCAAGATGGGTGTGTCCAAAGCTGTAGATGTGACCTTGGCGTCCTGGTCTGCAAACCACTGTGTCAGATTTACACGCTCCTACCGTCAGCAGAATGTCCTGTACCAAAACTTATTACAATAGAAGGACGGTGTTGTCGAGAGTGGAGATGTTTTGCCAACG AGGGCGACTGTAGGCGTAACAACAGGACCTACCTTCATGGCGAGGAATGGAGAGAAGGCTGTGACCAACGCTGTTTCTGTAGTATGGGGGTTGTTACATGTCAGTATCTCTGTCCCGATACAGAGAGTGCCCCCAGTGACTGTCCTCAGGCTACCTTGATTCCTATGCCAGATACGTGTTGTAAACAGTGGGTTTGTCATCCAG GCGTGACACCACGACCCCGCCCAATGCCACCCATCTTGCCACCATTCTCTCTGCTGTCAATCAATATCACAACTTTCGACGTCACAGTCACGATAGCTGTGATTCGCTGGTCACCGCTGACTGACCTACAGCGCAAATACGTCACAGGGCTCGTCGTCAAGCACAAGGACCTGCTCACGGCCAATCAGTGGAGACAATCAGAGGAACTCCATCCATCAACGAGGAACTTCACGTTGATTGGCTTAAAGGCTGGGAGAACGTATCTTGCGCAGATTGTAGTTATCATCGAGAAGTCAATGCTCAGTGTTCATCTGGATTCAAATATCGTCACgatacacacaaaaaacaaag GGTCTCCGTCGACAATGCCGTTCCTTATACCCGTGGAAATCAAAATTTCCGCAGTGACCGACAGTTCATTGAGAGTTACATGGACGTCATTGCCTCCGGACATTGTCAACCATCTTCGAAGTTTACACCTGGTTTATAACGACACAGACCAGTGGTCCGGATCCCTAGGGAAAATACAAGTTCAATATGGCGTCAACAATactgaaatttttgatttaaaaaGCGAACATAAGTACACGGTTTTGCTCCTTGGTATTTGGGGTAATGGTACGGTCCTACGTGAAATTAAATCAAATGTAGAAACGGCAACAACAAAACGTTTAACAG GTCCACACCCGTCGACGAACAATAACAAATACATCATTATAGGAGTCTGCGTGGTAGTAGCGTTCGTCATAGCGTCACTGGCCTGTCTACTTTTCATATACATCAAAAGGCGAGACCAGCGCGAGGCAAACTACGATGTCGACAGTGCGGTGgcgtttgaaaacaaaatatacgaTACAGAAGATGGAGAG gtccggacaagaataccattatcaacaataacagtggttatttcacatatacaggctgggttagcaagcaggacaccgggcattggtcatgatgatcggattatagtaaaattatgtagttaa